The Muricauda sp. SCSIO 65647 genome includes a region encoding these proteins:
- the purB gene encoding adenylosuccinate lyase — protein sequence MSLNQLNAISPIDGRYRNKTNSLTAYFSEEALIKFRVQVEIEYFIALCELPLPQLADFDHSMFAVLQKIYSDFSSDDAQAIKDIEKTTNHDVKAVEYFIKEKFDALGLENRKEFIHFGLTSQDINNTAIPLSIKAAMNDVYVPLYFELFEKLKNLAAEWANVPMLARTHGQPASPTRLGKEIEVFVERMKQQFDLLNDIPSAAKFGGATGNYNAHKVAYPNIDWKAFGKQFVQEKLGLHHSFPTTQIEHYDHMAALFDCLKRINTIIIDLNRDIWTYISMDYFKQKIKKGEVGSSAMPHKVNPIDFENSEGNLGIANALFEHLSAKLPISRLQRDLTDSTVLRNVGVPFAHTLVAFQATLKGLGKLVLNQKRFEQDLENNWAVVAEAIQTILRREGYPNPYEALKGLTRTHEKITEKSIADFIDTLDIATEIKEELKKITPANYTGV from the coding sequence ATGTCTTTGAACCAATTGAACGCCATTTCACCCATTGACGGTCGTTATCGAAACAAAACCAATTCACTTACTGCCTATTTTTCGGAAGAGGCCCTCATCAAATTCCGTGTTCAGGTTGAAATTGAGTATTTCATTGCACTCTGCGAACTTCCATTGCCGCAACTCGCCGATTTTGACCATTCAATGTTTGCTGTACTACAAAAAATCTATTCGGATTTTTCTTCGGATGATGCCCAAGCCATTAAAGACATCGAAAAGACCACCAACCATGATGTCAAGGCCGTTGAATATTTTATCAAGGAAAAATTTGATGCCCTAGGGTTGGAAAACCGCAAAGAGTTCATCCATTTCGGATTGACCTCTCAAGATATCAACAACACCGCTATTCCGCTCTCTATAAAAGCAGCGATGAACGATGTGTACGTGCCGCTGTATTTTGAGCTTTTTGAAAAATTGAAAAATCTAGCGGCAGAGTGGGCAAACGTGCCCATGCTGGCACGAACCCACGGCCAACCCGCCTCCCCTACACGACTGGGAAAGGAAATCGAGGTTTTTGTCGAACGCATGAAGCAACAGTTCGATTTGTTGAACGATATTCCCTCTGCAGCCAAATTTGGAGGGGCCACAGGTAATTATAATGCACATAAGGTAGCCTATCCAAATATTGACTGGAAAGCTTTTGGAAAGCAATTCGTGCAAGAAAAACTAGGGCTGCACCATTCGTTTCCCACCACTCAAATTGAGCATTACGACCATATGGCGGCGTTGTTCGACTGCCTGAAGCGTATCAATACCATTATCATCGACCTTAACCGTGATATTTGGACATACATTTCGATGGACTATTTCAAACAGAAAATCAAAAAGGGGGAAGTTGGTTCATCTGCAATGCCCCACAAGGTGAATCCCATTGATTTTGAAAACTCCGAAGGAAACCTGGGCATTGCCAATGCCTTGTTCGAACATCTTTCGGCCAAACTGCCCATTTCAAGGTTACAACGTGACCTGACCGACAGTACGGTACTGCGAAACGTAGGGGTGCCCTTTGCCCACACCTTGGTCGCTTTTCAAGCTACTCTGAAGGGCTTGGGCAAATTGGTCTTGAACCAGAAAAGGTTTGAGCAAGACCTAGAAAACAATTGGGCGGTAGTGGCCGAGGCCATTCAGACCATTTTACGTCGTGAGGGGTACCCGAATCCTTATGAGGCTTTAAAGGGATTGACCCGTACCCATGAGAAAATTACCGAAAAGTCTATTGCCGATTTCATCGATACGCTTGACATTGCCACAGAAATAAAGGAAGAGCTCAAAAAAATAACCCCAGCGAATTACACTGGGGTCTGA
- a CDS encoding adenylosuccinate lyase: MTKEQLHQKLNSGRLSKVQIDGLVAELEQHPELVGHLLQEVFEEDKGDTFNASWTFDHLMRKKLPYLLPFLQPFVDGLETLRSQSCIRPMAHVCELLTIAYFKKKDPAFQKNISDENLEQLVTVCFDWLIGQNKVAAKVFAMTSLSHLGEKFDWVHPELKMVLEQTISSGTAGYKNRAKKTLDRLKALRH, from the coding sequence GTGACCAAAGAACAACTGCATCAAAAATTAAATTCAGGGCGCTTATCGAAAGTACAAATAGATGGTTTGGTGGCCGAACTGGAACAGCACCCTGAACTGGTGGGCCACCTCTTGCAAGAAGTGTTTGAAGAGGATAAAGGCGATACCTTCAATGCGAGTTGGACCTTTGATCATCTGATGCGCAAAAAACTCCCCTATCTTTTACCTTTCTTGCAACCATTTGTCGATGGTCTCGAAACACTACGGTCACAATCATGTATTCGCCCCATGGCCCATGTATGTGAGCTATTGACAATAGCCTATTTCAAAAAAAAGGATCCTGCCTTTCAAAAAAACATATCCGACGAAAACCTTGAGCAATTGGTCACGGTCTGTTTTGATTGGCTCATAGGCCAGAACAAGGTCGCGGCAAAGGTTTTTGCCATGACCAGTCTCTCGCATCTTGGAGAAAAATTCGATTGGGTGCATCCCGAACTCAAAATGGTACTTGAACAGACCATTTCGAGTGGAACCGCGGGGTACAAGAACAGGGCCAAAAAAACCTTGGACAGACTCAAGGCACTACGCCATTAA